A stretch of Metabacillus sp. FJAT-52054 DNA encodes these proteins:
- a CDS encoding YihY/virulence factor BrkB family protein, with protein sequence MRSRKNPTIITELIRRFSRDEVAGLSAELAYFFLLSLFPFMIALITLIAFIPLSVEDLLKFIRQFAPADTILVMESALYQLLNQESGLLFTFGILAAVWSASNGIDSIMRAFNRAFDVRENRSYLKSRAIAILLAVVMMAVIVIALLFPVFGQEIGLFIFKAFGIPGLFFTVWNIIRWAVSAIIIFFIFILLHKLAPNKKMMWRQAFPGAIFSTVGWIGVSYLFSNYVSNFGNYSATYGSIGGIIVFMIWFYLTGMIIIMSGELNAILVNRDGNR encoded by the coding sequence GTGAGAAGCAGAAAAAATCCTACGATCATCACTGAACTCATCAGAAGATTCTCAAGAGACGAGGTGGCCGGACTGTCCGCAGAGCTGGCCTATTTTTTTCTGCTATCCCTATTTCCCTTCATGATCGCCTTGATTACACTAATTGCGTTTATTCCGTTGTCTGTAGAGGACTTGCTGAAATTTATCCGGCAGTTCGCCCCAGCTGACACCATTTTAGTGATGGAAAGCGCCTTGTATCAGCTTTTGAACCAGGAAAGCGGACTGCTGTTTACGTTTGGTATACTGGCTGCCGTCTGGTCAGCCTCTAATGGAATTGATTCCATCATGAGGGCATTCAATCGGGCTTTTGACGTCAGAGAAAACCGGTCGTACTTAAAATCAAGAGCCATTGCGATTCTGCTTGCTGTTGTTATGATGGCGGTCATTGTCATTGCTTTGCTTTTTCCTGTTTTTGGACAAGAAATCGGCTTATTTATATTTAAAGCATTTGGAATACCCGGGCTGTTTTTTACCGTTTGGAATATCATTCGCTGGGCTGTAAGTGCCATCATCATCTTTTTCATCTTTATCCTTCTTCATAAGCTCGCTCCGAACAAAAAAATGATGTGGAGACAGGCGTTTCCGGGTGCTATATTTTCAACAGTGGGGTGGATTGGCGTTTCCTATTTGTTCTCCAATTATGTGAGCAACTTCGGCAATTACAGTGCGACATACGGGAGCATTGGCGGCATTATCGTTTTCATGATCTGGTTTTACTTAACCGGCATGATCATCATTATGAGCGGCGAATTGAATGCCATTTTGGTAAATAGAGACGGGAATAGGTGA
- a CDS encoding BH0509 family protein, with translation MSRQERKNMVEYIAAMKEMDREMFMYMTDEEVEHIYSNVYSRNIEMGE, from the coding sequence ATGAGCAGACAAGAACGGAAAAACATGGTGGAGTATATTGCAGCGATGAAAGAGATGGATCGGGAAATGTTCATGTACATGACGGATGAAGAAGTGGAACATATTTACTCGAATGTTTACAGCCGGAACATTGAAATGGGCGAATAA
- a CDS encoding MFS transporter — protein sequence MNKLRFAILISIVTVSGFSQGMLLPVIAILFEQQGYPSSLNGLHATGLYIGVLLASPFMEKPLQKLGYKKMIIIGGFLVMASLFAFPVLQSFWIWFVLRLLVGIGDHMLHFSTQTWITSISSDQNRGKNISLYGICFGLGFAAGPILTGAAAVNPNLPFIISGFISLVIWGLAFLLRNDFPEHQVSGTSGSTARFKDAWKLSWIAFLPPFIYGFLESSLNGNYPVYALRQGFSPENVAILLPAFAVGGIIFQLPLGILSDKFGRKRTIPIVLFIGFLGFTAASFTQSFILLLVCFFIAGMVLGSTFSLGLTYMADLLPKHLLPAGNLLCGICFSIGSISGPVIGGLYMELIPGSNFFYIIAMLLLIVIGVYAFQKNNEQEKTAACKQ from the coding sequence ATGAATAAATTGCGTTTTGCCATTTTAATCAGCATCGTGACCGTCTCCGGTTTTTCTCAAGGCATGCTTCTCCCTGTCATCGCCATTCTTTTTGAACAGCAGGGGTACCCCTCGTCTTTAAACGGATTGCACGCGACCGGACTTTATATTGGAGTATTGCTGGCATCTCCTTTTATGGAAAAGCCTTTGCAAAAACTCGGCTATAAAAAAATGATAATTATCGGAGGCTTTCTCGTAATGGCCAGCCTTTTTGCCTTCCCGGTTCTCCAGTCATTCTGGATTTGGTTTGTCCTCAGGCTGCTCGTTGGAATTGGGGATCACATGCTCCACTTTTCAACCCAAACATGGATTACATCCATTTCTTCTGACCAAAACAGAGGGAAGAACATTTCCCTGTATGGAATCTGCTTCGGACTCGGTTTTGCCGCCGGTCCTATCCTGACCGGTGCAGCGGCAGTAAATCCAAACCTGCCTTTTATCATCAGCGGATTCATTAGTCTTGTTATTTGGGGACTTGCCTTTCTGTTAAGAAATGACTTCCCGGAGCACCAGGTTTCAGGCACTTCCGGAAGCACTGCACGCTTCAAGGATGCATGGAAGCTTTCATGGATTGCCTTTCTTCCTCCATTTATATACGGATTCCTGGAGTCATCGTTAAACGGAAACTACCCGGTTTATGCATTAAGGCAAGGGTTCTCTCCTGAAAATGTTGCCATCCTTCTTCCGGCGTTTGCAGTAGGTGGCATCATATTTCAGCTCCCGCTCGGTATTCTAAGTGATAAGTTCGGACGAAAACGGACGATTCCGATCGTTTTGTTTATCGGATTCCTGGGCTTCACAGCAGCAAGCTTCACCCAATCTTTCATCCTGCTGCTTGTTTGTTTCTTTATTGCCGGCATGGTGCTCGGATCGACGTTCTCCCTCGGCCTCACCTATATGGCAGACCTGCTTCCAAAGCATTTGCTGCCGGCAGGAAATCTACTATGCGGAATCTGTTTCAGCATTGGCAGCATCAGCGGACCCGTAATCGGAGGACTTTATATGGAGCTTATCCCGGGAAGCAACTTCTTTTACATCATCGCCATGCTGCTTCTCATCGTCATTGGGGTCTATGCGTTCCAAAAAAACAATGAACAGGAAAAAACAGCCGCCTGCAAGCAATAG
- a CDS encoding OsmC family protein — MNFKMTEKGFSSEVEFGNLQVSGDEQHGFRPYQLMVASIAVCSGGVLRKILEKKRLEIEDIQIEANAQRNEAEANRIERIHVHFTIKGKNLKEESMKKAMELTRKNCSMVRSVEDSIEIKETFEIVE, encoded by the coding sequence ATGAACTTTAAAATGACGGAAAAAGGATTTTCATCGGAAGTAGAATTCGGGAATCTGCAGGTTTCAGGAGATGAGCAGCATGGCTTCAGACCCTATCAGCTGATGGTTGCCTCCATTGCGGTATGCAGCGGAGGAGTACTCCGGAAGATCCTTGAAAAGAAGCGGCTTGAAATAGAGGATATTCAGATTGAGGCGAACGCACAAAGAAATGAAGCAGAAGCGAACCGGATTGAGAGGATCCACGTCCACTTTACGATTAAAGGGAAGAACCTGAAGGAAGAGTCTATGAAGAAAGCAATGGAGCTAACCCGTAAAAACTGTTCGATGGTCCGGTCTGTGGAGGACAGCATCGAAATTAAGGAAACGTTTGAAATTGTTGAGTAA
- a CDS encoding pyridoxamine 5'-phosphate oxidase family protein — MSAQLEEKIMKLLDNHQIGSMATVRNGKPYSRFMLFFHQGLTLYTATSKKTHKAEDIRENPAVHLLLGLEGNGFRDEYAEIEANASVEESSSLKEKFWNEKLKDWIKSPDDPDFLLLKLEPEKFCYFSKAGEEPETLTMD; from the coding sequence ATGTCTGCTCAGCTTGAAGAGAAAATCATGAAGCTTCTCGACAACCATCAGATCGGATCGATGGCAACGGTTCGGAACGGAAAGCCCTACTCCCGTTTTATGCTGTTTTTTCATCAGGGCTTAACCCTTTATACGGCAACGAGTAAAAAAACCCATAAAGCAGAGGATATCCGCGAAAATCCGGCTGTTCATCTATTGCTGGGGCTTGAAGGAAATGGCTTCCGGGATGAGTATGCAGAGATCGAAGCAAACGCCTCGGTTGAAGAGTCCTCATCACTCAAAGAAAAGTTTTGGAACGAGAAGTTAAAGGATTGGATCAAAAGCCCTGACGATCCTGATTTTTTGCTATTAAAGCTCGAACCTGAAAAGTTCTGCTATTTCTCAAAAGCCGGCGAAGAGCCGGAAACACTTACGATGGATTGA
- the cax gene encoding calcium/proton exchanger, translating to MVNRIFLIAVIAGIPLSVLGSLLHWPSLIMFAVYCLTIIALAGFMGRATESLAIVAGPRIGGLLNATFGNAVELIISIFALQAGLNGVVLASLTGSVIGNLLLVGGLSFLIGGLKYKRQEFNVYDARHNSGLLIFSIIVAFVIPEVFSMDMDEGKTLTFSVGISIILILLYLFALFFKLVTHRGVYKHKTDEAGEHEEPEWGAKKATLVLLLATIAVAYVSENLVHTFEEVGETLGWSELFIGIIIVAIVGNAAEHASAIVMAYKNKMNVAVEIAVGSTLQIAMFVAPLLVLLSLMFENNLTLVFTMPELISMVTAVFLTIILTNDGDTNWFEGATLLAAYFIMGIGFYLL from the coding sequence ATGGTAAATCGAATTTTTCTTATTGCAGTTATAGCTGGAATTCCGCTGTCTGTTCTTGGCAGCCTGCTTCATTGGCCTTCTTTGATCATGTTCGCCGTTTACTGTCTGACGATTATCGCATTGGCGGGCTTTATGGGAAGAGCGACCGAAAGTCTGGCCATAGTAGCTGGTCCGAGAATTGGGGGACTATTAAATGCGACATTCGGGAACGCTGTTGAGCTGATTATCTCAATATTTGCCCTGCAGGCAGGTTTAAACGGAGTCGTTCTCGCTTCATTAACTGGTTCCGTTATTGGAAACCTTCTTCTTGTCGGGGGCCTATCCTTCCTTATTGGCGGACTAAAGTACAAGAGGCAAGAGTTCAACGTCTACGATGCGAGACACAACTCAGGACTGCTGATTTTCTCAATCATCGTTGCCTTCGTTATTCCGGAGGTGTTCTCCATGGACATGGATGAGGGCAAGACCCTGACGTTCAGTGTGGGGATTTCCATCATCCTGATTTTGCTGTATCTTTTTGCCCTGTTCTTCAAGCTGGTGACTCACCGCGGGGTGTATAAGCATAAAACAGATGAAGCGGGTGAACACGAGGAACCGGAGTGGGGGGCAAAGAAAGCAACCCTTGTCCTTCTTCTTGCCACAATCGCTGTTGCTTATGTTTCTGAAAATCTTGTGCACACATTTGAAGAAGTAGGAGAAACACTGGGCTGGAGCGAGCTGTTTATCGGGATTATCATCGTTGCCATCGTCGGGAATGCAGCGGAGCACGCATCCGCAATTGTTATGGCCTATAAAAACAAAATGAACGTTGCCGTGGAAATTGCCGTAGGATCTACGCTGCAAATCGCCATGTTTGTAGCGCCTCTGCTTGTTTTGCTTTCACTAATGTTTGAAAATAACCTTACGCTTGTCTTTACCATGCCAGAGCTCATCTCCATGGTTACAGCCGTCTTTTTAACGATTATCCTGACTAACGACGGGGATACAAACTGGTTTGAAGGAGCAACACTGCTCGCGGCTTACTTTATTATGGGGATTGGGTTTTATTTGCTATAA
- a CDS encoding DUF3885 domain-containing protein, translated as MITNFFKAYFKGLSLSPGLFYSWEQSIRFELWAHSNSNEEPCFQQMHERAITLFNRVFAEEDDILFITDVYGSSTFHLNVYPKYIKQRQQLYKLQHSVLKRGSEEDGVTHRYLLPCKKYDIRYTKLLKAIGYKDFRHPSTILKTKPQIGYDLYFVNLSKKMIFHMYDDQGCDVLGSDKETIRFLYEEYRDWLLEYNREEMDRVFKR; from the coding sequence ATGATAACCAACTTTTTTAAGGCGTATTTTAAAGGCCTTTCTTTATCTCCCGGTTTATTTTATTCATGGGAACAGAGCATTCGGTTTGAACTTTGGGCGCACTCCAATTCGAATGAAGAGCCATGCTTTCAGCAAATGCATGAGCGTGCTATAACACTGTTCAACCGGGTTTTTGCTGAGGAAGATGACATCCTTTTCATTACGGATGTTTACGGCAGCAGCACTTTCCATTTAAACGTGTACCCAAAATACATAAAACAGAGACAGCAGCTATACAAACTGCAGCATTCAGTTTTAAAAAGAGGCTCAGAAGAAGATGGTGTCACTCACAGATATTTGCTTCCCTGCAAAAAATATGATATTCGGTACACAAAGCTTCTAAAAGCCATTGGCTACAAGGATTTCCGACACCCTTCTACTATTCTGAAAACCAAACCTCAGATTGGCTATGATCTTTATTTTGTTAACCTTTCTAAGAAAATGATTTTTCATATGTACGATGACCAGGGATGTGATGTTTTAGGATCCGATAAAGAAACGATCCGGTTTCTATATGAAGAATATCGCGATTGGCTTTTAGAGTATAATCGCGAAGAGATGGATCGTGTGTTTAAGCGCTGA
- a CDS encoding CopD family protein: MSYIPESKKPDIHVPKHWMQLATLGVAVFSFSPVLELASRFYETKGFFGAIVQVIKDFQIGQMWALALVLIIMFYLFITFAPIFDDVQYRSISLFFVISLIFSISVNSHTSSLSGYGILYHAIHFLTMSVWIGILLQVSWFSKNSRNWLSLLKWFTPVAMILVVLVIFTGFLLMTLLMNVAEYPQTWALNYGQYLLIKHLIIIPVLVFGFLNGFYMKRRLKKGSEGDPRRWTKTESLFLLIVFPVTGLLGQQEPPHNIEVTKVSDGISPLFQLLSADSQIGFAFGGLSFLFGLLAVLFLTLLILQFRKNGPAIPAFILGLLFTVSSYLFIMASI, from the coding sequence ATGTCTTACATACCAGAATCCAAGAAGCCGGACATTCATGTGCCGAAACACTGGATGCAGCTCGCAACGCTTGGAGTCGCTGTTTTTTCATTTTCTCCTGTGCTCGAGCTTGCTTCCCGCTTTTATGAAACGAAAGGATTCTTCGGAGCCATTGTTCAGGTAATCAAGGATTTTCAAATTGGCCAAATGTGGGCACTCGCACTTGTCCTAATTATCATGTTTTATTTATTTATTACCTTTGCGCCGATATTTGATGACGTCCAGTATCGGTCCATTTCTTTATTTTTCGTGATATCCCTTATCTTTTCAATTAGTGTGAACAGCCATACCTCTTCACTGAGCGGATACGGGATCCTTTACCACGCCATTCACTTTTTGACGATGAGTGTATGGATCGGAATTTTGCTGCAGGTCAGCTGGTTCTCAAAAAACAGCAGGAATTGGCTGTCCTTGTTAAAATGGTTTACGCCTGTTGCAATGATTCTGGTGGTCCTTGTTATTTTCACAGGGTTTCTGCTGATGACGCTGCTGATGAACGTCGCTGAATATCCGCAAACCTGGGCACTAAATTACGGGCAGTATTTACTGATTAAGCATTTAATCATTATACCGGTTCTCGTCTTCGGATTTTTAAATGGATTTTATATGAAGAGACGGCTTAAAAAGGGCAGCGAAGGAGATCCCCGAAGATGGACGAAAACAGAGAGCCTGTTTCTGCTGATCGTCTTTCCGGTTACCGGTCTCCTTGGACAGCAGGAGCCTCCGCATAATATTGAGGTAACGAAAGTGAGCGATGGGATTTCCCCATTGTTCCAGCTCCTGTCGGCTGACAGTCAGATTGGATTTGCATTTGGGGGGCTTAGCTTTTTATTCGGACTGCTCGCCGTTCTCTTTTTAACCCTGCTAATCCTTCAGTTCCGGAAAAATGGACCGGCTATCCCCGCATTTATTTTGGGGCTGCTGTTCACAGTCTCTTCTTATCTCTTTATCATGGCAAGTATTTAA
- a CDS encoding copper resistance CopC family protein, with amino-acid sequence MKKIIVLFLFALFTFHQTGALAHSTLESSNPEKGSTVTEKLDEIQLTFNTEVEESSAFKVLKDGKTEVPVENIQINGSTLTGQLPEQVENGSYTVSWDIVGADGHVIKDSLEFTLNVPAPVQEEQPPAEDKKKEPAAEKKEEPAAKEKTASETPSGDSTMVIIGSILAIAAVAAIFFSVRKGRR; translated from the coding sequence ATGAAAAAAATCATCGTTCTTTTTCTTTTTGCCTTATTCACCTTTCATCAGACCGGGGCTCTGGCTCATTCCACATTGGAAAGTTCGAACCCAGAGAAGGGCTCGACGGTGACGGAAAAATTGGATGAGATTCAGCTTACGTTTAATACAGAGGTTGAGGAGTCCAGTGCGTTTAAAGTGCTGAAAGACGGGAAGACAGAGGTTCCAGTCGAAAATATACAGATAAACGGCAGCACACTTACCGGGCAGCTGCCCGAGCAAGTGGAAAACGGATCTTACACGGTTAGCTGGGATATTGTTGGAGCAGACGGCCATGTGATCAAAGATTCCCTGGAGTTTACATTAAACGTTCCAGCCCCTGTCCAGGAAGAACAGCCACCTGCCGAAGACAAGAAGAAAGAGCCTGCTGCTGAGAAAAAAGAAGAACCTGCTGCGAAAGAAAAAACAGCCTCTGAAACGCCTTCCGGTGACAGCACCATGGTCATCATCGGATCCATCCTTGCTATTGCTGCAGTTGCTGCGATCTTCTTCTCGGTAAGAAAAGGCCGTCGCTAA
- a CDS encoding YfkD famly protein — MTEAKTKIPSSVLDISKENTYPNPAQNLPYLQPSELARELSESSTVPIENPNLIKQLNETTISDSPLAVGYRATIYLGRWALNYESSETTPHWEYQRINSNLSDNRGGKAAAQIHYKQNDQKKIKGGLTSEVPMVEDVKNMMLLKAMKKTNLPLSFETIIGSGTKKDQIYNVPVKKMGYLYAYAPAISEKGKVTYGEVYLELKGNKRKINVKNVTSQGIGAWIPVQDHLSFGYMVSDRPR; from the coding sequence ATGACGGAAGCGAAAACGAAAATCCCATCATCTGTACTGGACATATCCAAGGAAAATACGTATCCTAATCCGGCGCAGAACCTTCCATATCTGCAGCCGAGCGAGCTTGCAAGAGAGCTTTCCGAATCCTCCACCGTTCCAATTGAAAATCCGAATCTCATCAAGCAGCTGAATGAAACAACGATTTCCGATTCGCCCCTTGCAGTTGGATACCGTGCGACCATCTACCTTGGCCGATGGGCACTGAACTATGAATCCAGTGAAACCACGCCACACTGGGAATACCAGCGCATCAACTCGAACCTGTCGGACAACCGCGGAGGAAAAGCAGCCGCCCAAATCCATTACAAACAAAACGACCAGAAAAAAATTAAAGGCGGCCTTACCTCTGAAGTCCCAATGGTCGAAGACGTGAAAAACATGATGCTGCTGAAAGCCATGAAGAAAACCAACCTGCCGCTCTCCTTCGAAACCATCATAGGATCCGGCACCAAAAAAGATCAAATCTACAACGTACCCGTAAAAAAAATGGGCTACCTATACGCATACGCACCGGCTATCAGCGAAAAAGGAAAAGTGACATACGGGGAAGTGTACCTCGAGCTCAAAGGAAACAAGCGAAAAATCAACGTGAAAAACGTTACCTCCCAGGGAATCGGTGCATGGATTCCGGTTCAGGACCACCTATCCTTTGGATACATGGTCTCGGATCGCCCGAGGTAA
- the yfkAB gene encoding radical SAM/CxCxxxxC motif protein YfkAB, giving the protein MSTTHSLPPITPSYDPWEAYMDIEQYGKPTLTNVEFTTTTLCNMRCEHCAVGYTLTPKDPNALPLDLLIRRLDEIPNLRSFSITGGEPMMSMKSVNSYVVPLLKYAHERGVRTQINSNLTLDLARYEKIIPYLDVLHISHNWGTMEDFAEGGFAMMEKKPTFEQRAKYFDRMVENSRALVAAGVTVSAETMLNKRTLPYLEKIHKQITEEMLCQRHEVHPMYPSDFASALETLSLEETRQAIHNLLDVRNEDVWMLFGTLPFYACSDSDEDLELMRRLRASKNVTVRNDPDGRSRLNVNIFTGEVIVTDFGDTPPLGNIQTSTLQSAYEKWSGSPIAKSLSCHCPSVQCLGPNILVKNSYYANEDFTMKKAKL; this is encoded by the coding sequence ATGAGCACTACTCACAGTTTACCCCCTATTACCCCTTCTTACGACCCGTGGGAAGCTTATATGGACATAGAACAATATGGAAAGCCAACCTTGACGAACGTTGAGTTTACGACGACAACGCTTTGCAATATGAGGTGCGAGCATTGCGCCGTCGGCTATACGCTGACACCGAAGGATCCGAACGCGCTTCCTCTGGACCTGCTGATCCGCCGTTTGGATGAAATTCCGAATTTGCGGTCGTTCAGCATTACGGGTGGTGAGCCGATGATGTCGATGAAGTCGGTAAACAGCTATGTTGTGCCGCTTTTGAAATATGCGCATGAGCGCGGTGTCCGCACTCAGATCAATTCAAACCTGACACTTGATCTGGCCAGGTATGAGAAAATCATTCCTTACCTGGATGTTCTGCACATCTCCCATAACTGGGGCACGATGGAGGACTTTGCGGAAGGCGGCTTCGCAATGATGGAGAAAAAGCCGACCTTTGAGCAGCGCGCGAAATATTTTGACCGGATGGTGGAAAACAGCCGTGCGCTTGTCGCTGCAGGTGTAACCGTGTCCGCAGAGACAATGCTGAATAAGCGCACACTCCCATATCTTGAAAAAATCCACAAGCAGATTACAGAGGAAATGCTGTGTCAAAGGCATGAGGTGCACCCTATGTACCCGAGTGACTTTGCGAGCGCACTTGAAACTCTTTCCCTGGAGGAAACACGCCAAGCGATTCATAATCTGCTGGATGTACGAAATGAAGATGTTTGGATGCTGTTCGGCACCTTGCCGTTTTATGCATGCAGTGATTCTGATGAGGATTTGGAGCTGATGAGGAGACTGCGTGCTTCGAAAAACGTAACGGTCCGGAATGACCCGGATGGCCGTTCCCGCTTGAACGTCAATATTTTCACGGGAGAAGTCATTGTAACGGACTTCGGCGATACTCCTCCACTCGGCAACATTCAGACATCAACTCTTCAGAGCGCCTATGAAAAGTGGTCTGGTTCACCAATCGCCAAGTCATTAAGCTGCCACTGCCCGAGCGTCCAATGCCTCGGCCCAAATATTCTGGTGAAAAACAGCTACTATGCGAATGAAGATTTCACCATGAAGAAAGCGAAACTGTAA
- a CDS encoding SE1561 family protein, translating to MGNAAKDKDSQIDYLKNRLNMFMEVIDSMDPESTDLEDVDRLIQMLDDLEGKFDRFKKDWDQEEE from the coding sequence ATGGGAAACGCCGCAAAAGATAAAGACTCACAAATAGATTATTTAAAAAACCGCCTGAATATGTTCATGGAGGTTATCGATTCAATGGATCCCGAATCAACGGATCTTGAAGACGTAGACCGCCTGATCCAGATGCTTGATGATTTGGAAGGCAAGTTTGACCGGTTTAAGAAGGATTGGGATCAGGAAGAAGAGTGA
- a CDS encoding GNAT family N-acetyltransferase, producing the protein MDKGCKYLVAKDGDAFQGWVLIGGGKDSLTDQTYGFVYELYVLEPFRKNGLGRKLMEEAMNHLKSEGHKEVRLSVFAGNQAIQLYEEMGFAPRTLVMSSRI; encoded by the coding sequence TTGGATAAAGGGTGCAAGTATTTAGTTGCAAAGGATGGAGATGCCTTTCAAGGATGGGTTTTGATTGGAGGGGGCAAGGATTCGCTTACAGATCAAACGTATGGATTTGTCTATGAACTCTACGTGCTTGAGCCTTTCAGGAAAAATGGGCTTGGCAGGAAACTGATGGAAGAGGCTATGAACCATCTTAAATCGGAAGGTCATAAAGAAGTTCGTTTAAGCGTGTTTGCAGGAAATCAAGCGATACAGCTTTATGAAGAAATGGGATTTGCGCCGCGGACGTTAGTGATGAGCAGTAGAATATAA
- a CDS encoding helix-turn-helix domain-containing protein, whose amino-acid sequence MNQTSKAKLLLHPVRMKIAQALINGRELSAQQFSERIDGVPTATLYRHINKLLEAEIIEVVQENPIRGTVEKIYALKKTGAATPEDLEKITKEEHLDLFAAFTNQLAGMYEDYLSQETFNLIEDGVGYRVASVHLTDEEFMELMGKMASLMMEAMEQQPSPERRTRHIGTITIPDPEK is encoded by the coding sequence ATGAATCAAACATCCAAAGCGAAACTCCTACTGCATCCGGTCAGAATGAAAATTGCGCAGGCTTTAATTAATGGGAGAGAGCTGTCTGCCCAGCAGTTTTCAGAACGGATTGACGGAGTTCCTACTGCCACCTTGTACCGGCATATCAATAAGCTTTTAGAAGCGGAAATTATTGAAGTCGTTCAGGAAAATCCGATCCGGGGAACGGTGGAAAAGATTTATGCTCTAAAGAAAACCGGGGCTGCGACGCCAGAGGATCTTGAGAAGATTACGAAGGAAGAACATCTGGATCTTTTCGCCGCGTTTACGAATCAGTTAGCCGGCATGTATGAAGACTATTTAAGCCAGGAAACATTTAATTTGATAGAGGATGGAGTCGGGTACCGGGTAGCAAGTGTTCATTTAACGGATGAAGAGTTCATGGAACTGATGGGGAAAATGGCCAGCCTGATGATGGAAGCCATGGAGCAGCAGCCATCACCGGAACGGAGAACAAGGCATATCGGAACGATCACAATCCCTGATCCGGAAAAATAA
- a CDS encoding ABC transporter ATP-binding protein — protein sequence MSNIIEVSGAAKSFGKESVLNGVDFTVKKGEILGLLGPNGAGKTTLIRILNGVITPDQGTIRVAGFDPVAEGDEIRKISGIVTENAGLYHEMSGLDNLKFFADLYKVQDKSEIGRLLKLFDMEEYQHRLAGTYSTGMKKRLALAKALIHKPEILFLDEPTNGLDPDGINLVLSYLKKYNEETGTTIIICSHVLHQLETICDSFAFMENHTIAEQGSLSELTEKYITELSVVIETDWPGRNGMDIVKGGFLRCRVKSKRGISDLLKEILQTHSVYSVSIENISVETIYFKIREAHHGQNRHHSHL from the coding sequence TTGTCCAATATTATTGAAGTTTCAGGAGCAGCAAAATCATTTGGAAAAGAGTCCGTGCTGAACGGAGTGGATTTTACCGTGAAAAAAGGGGAAATCCTTGGTCTGCTTGGACCGAATGGGGCAGGGAAGACAACTCTGATCCGGATTCTGAACGGGGTCATCACTCCTGACCAGGGAACGATCCGGGTTGCGGGTTTTGACCCTGTAGCAGAAGGCGATGAAATCAGGAAAATATCCGGTATTGTGACGGAAAATGCCGGTCTGTATCACGAGATGAGCGGTCTGGATAATTTGAAGTTTTTCGCTGACCTTTATAAAGTTCAGGATAAGAGTGAAATCGGCCGGCTGCTGAAGCTGTTTGATATGGAGGAGTATCAGCATAGACTGGCTGGAACGTACAGTACGGGGATGAAGAAGAGACTGGCCCTTGCGAAGGCACTCATCCATAAGCCGGAAATTTTGTTCTTGGATGAACCAACGAACGGCCTCGATCCGGACGGAATCAACCTCGTTCTCTCCTACTTGAAAAAGTACAATGAAGAAACAGGCACGACGATTATCATCTGCTCACACGTTTTGCATCAGCTGGAAACCATCTGTGATTCGTTTGCCTTTATGGAAAATCATACGATTGCCGAACAAGGTTCTTTATCGGAACTGACGGAGAAATATATAACCGAGCTATCGGTCGTGATTGAGACGGATTGGCCGGGAAGGAACGGAATGGACATCGTTAAAGGTGGGTTTCTCCGCTGCCGGGTAAAATCAAAAAGGGGGATTTCAGATCTTTTGAAGGAAATCCTGCAAACCCATTCCGTTTATTCTGTCAGCATCGAAAACATTTCCGTTGAAACCATCTACTTCAAAATAAGGGAGGCCCATCATGGACAAAACCGTCATCACAGCCATCTTTAA